The Calditerrivibrio nitroreducens DSM 19672 genome window below encodes:
- a CDS encoding rhodanese-like domain-containing protein has translation MLFKRSKEIKPKDISYEELINLMKVDHCLVDSRGRSSYAKFHIDGAINIPYEEFTELSHLLPDSTDTPLIFYCKNVYCILSPNSAQKAISLGYKNVYVYKGGVEEWITKNGIQLPQIDEPGKLTREQFIEIYKRKDDEYIIIDVNDTYDYKIKHLKGAVNFPYGYIITNYNKLPKNKKLIFYCASGARGEDIYYFLKEKGIFKEGEIFFLAASVIFDGDKAKII, from the coding sequence ATGCTTTTCAAACGAAGCAAAGAGATAAAACCAAAGGATATTTCCTACGAAGAACTGATAAATTTGATGAAAGTTGACCATTGTCTTGTGGACTCCCGGGGAAGATCATCCTACGCCAAATTCCACATAGATGGAGCCATAAATATCCCTTACGAAGAATTCACCGAACTCTCACACCTGCTACCTGATTCCACAGATACACCTTTAATCTTCTATTGCAAAAACGTATACTGCATTTTATCCCCAAATTCCGCCCAAAAAGCAATATCTCTCGGGTATAAAAATGTATATGTATACAAAGGTGGAGTAGAAGAATGGATTACAAAAAATGGCATTCAACTACCCCAGATTGATGAACCTGGAAAGCTCACCAGGGAACAATTTATCGAAATCTACAAAAGAAAGGATGACGAATATATTATAATAGATGTCAACGATACCTACGACTATAAAATAAAACATTTAAAGGGAGCTGTAAACTTCCCCTACGGCTATATAATTACAAACTACAATAAGCTACCTAAAAATAAAAAACTTATATTCTACTGTGCATCCGGAGCAAGGGGTGAAGATATATACTATTTTTTAAAAGAAAAAGGTATTTTTAAAGAAGGTGAAATATTCTTTTTAGCAGCTTCGGTGATTTTTGATGGGGACAAGGCAAAGATTATTTAA
- a CDS encoding bifunctional nuclease family protein, with the protein MRQFKVKCVVKDPFISSYKVILESIDDSTLLPLPVGPFEAEAIFYVLSSLKKPRPMTYDLMTNILRQLGDVTVNRMFIDTFDDGIFTAKLELNHSGNTLIIDCRPSDGIALSLRMNYPIFIDEHVVQRKKCVSKSCLNEHEKALLEQILMDQEVTYL; encoded by the coding sequence ATGAGGCAGTTTAAGGTAAAATGTGTGGTCAAAGATCCTTTTATATCATCATACAAAGTAATATTGGAAAGCATTGATGATTCGACACTGTTACCATTGCCGGTGGGACCATTTGAAGCTGAGGCAATCTTTTACGTCTTATCATCTCTAAAAAAGCCTCGACCAATGACATATGATCTAATGACAAACATACTAAGACAGCTGGGGGATGTGACTGTTAACAGAATGTTTATCGATACGTTTGATGATGGTATTTTTACCGCAAAATTAGAGCTTAATCATTCTGGCAATACATTAATCATAGATTGTCGTCCATCTGATGGAATAGCCCTGAGTCTCCGGATGAATTACCCAATATTCATAGACGAACATGTGGTACAGAGAAAGAAATGCGTCTCCAAAAGCTGCCTGAATGAACATGAAAAAGCTCTTTTGGAGCAGATCTTAATGGATCAAGAAGTTACCTATTTATAA
- the miaB gene encoding tRNA (N6-isopentenyl adenosine(37)-C2)-methylthiotransferase MiaB, with translation MIKKVYIKTFGCQMNEYDSQRILSIFEESGYDKTDDPEEADFAVINTCSVREKPKEKVKSEIGRLKRYKNSNPDFKIAIAGCVAQEDGEAILKENKSVDLVIGTDGIPKLYEAISRVEKGERLAITEFYHDDFTVPIFNRNSSVSAFVTIMKGCDNFCSYCIVPYVRGREKSRHYKEILDEVKFLVDNGVREVTFLGQNVNSYGKTLDEKINFTQFLYMAAQIDGLNRIRFVTSHPKDFNNDLVDLIASERKICEYLHLPLQAGSNDILKKMNRGYTFEEYEEKIFNAKEKIKGLALSSDFIVGFPGETDEDFEQTLKAVKNIEYETIFAFKYSPRPGTKASSMQDNISDVEKANRLKKLLDAQQIITDNLLKRQIGETQEILVEGKSKKDAHVYSGRNRKNRIVNFTSEKSLQNGEIVKVKITQAKKNSLFGNLEVS, from the coding sequence ATGATTAAGAAGGTATATATCAAAACGTTTGGATGTCAGATGAATGAATACGATTCCCAACGTATCTTATCAATATTTGAAGAATCTGGATACGACAAAACAGACGACCCTGAAGAGGCAGATTTTGCCGTAATCAACACCTGCAGTGTGAGGGAAAAGCCAAAAGAAAAGGTAAAAAGTGAAATCGGAAGGTTAAAGAGATACAAAAATTCAAACCCGGACTTTAAAATCGCCATAGCAGGTTGTGTTGCTCAGGAGGATGGGGAAGCAATATTGAAAGAAAATAAAAGTGTTGATCTTGTTATAGGAACAGATGGGATTCCAAAACTTTATGAAGCCATAAGTAGAGTGGAAAAAGGTGAACGTCTTGCCATTACAGAGTTTTACCATGACGATTTTACTGTACCTATTTTCAATAGAAATAGTTCTGTTTCAGCTTTTGTGACGATAATGAAAGGGTGTGACAACTTTTGCAGCTATTGTATAGTGCCATACGTTAGGGGCAGAGAAAAAAGCAGACATTACAAAGAGATACTTGATGAGGTAAAATTTTTAGTGGACAATGGGGTAAGAGAGGTAACATTTTTAGGACAAAATGTTAATTCTTATGGAAAAACCCTTGACGAAAAGATCAATTTTACACAATTTCTATATATGGCTGCACAAATTGATGGTTTAAATAGAATAAGGTTTGTTACTTCTCATCCAAAAGATTTCAATAACGATTTGGTGGATCTCATTGCGTCAGAACGTAAGATCTGCGAATATCTTCATTTACCACTTCAGGCAGGTTCAAACGATATTCTCAAAAAAATGAATAGAGGTTACACGTTTGAGGAATATGAAGAGAAGATTTTTAATGCAAAAGAAAAGATAAAAGGCCTTGCCCTTTCATCTGACTTTATTGTGGGATTTCCTGGTGAAACAGACGAGGATTTTGAACAAACATTAAAAGCTGTTAAAAATATAGAATATGAAACCATCTTTGCCTTCAAGTACTCCCCAAGGCCAGGGACAAAAGCATCATCAATGCAGGATAATATATCAGATGTAGAGAAAGCAAATAGACTGAAAAAGCTTCTTGATGCACAACAAATCATAACAGACAACCTTTTAAAACGTCAGATTGGCGAGACTCAGGAAATTTTAGTTGAAGGAAAAAGTAAAAAGGATGCACATGTGTATTCTGGTAGAAATAGAAAAAACCGTATAGTAAACTTTACGTCAGAAAAATCATTACAAAATGGAGAGATTGTAAAAGTAAAAATAACTCAAGCTAAAAAAAATTCCCTTTTCGGCAATTTGGAGGTATCATGA
- a CDS encoding LarC family nickel insertion protein produces MSGLYFDMISGISGDMTMAALLQVVDKSVELSEIFSSIFGISVEIGLNEKNVNGIKAYQLKLNVNKERLPNRDFKTIRKILEDSPLDEKVKSDALGIFRLIAEAESKIHGVRVDDIHFHEVGAVDSIIDIVGVAYLINCITPCYIFSSPAKFGYGTVKSAHGIIPVPAPATLEILKDFPFERLNINTELTTPTGAAIIKHYVSEVTYNFSGVVEDIYYSTGTKQLISGGSSTKKADKLTFDESMVISPIYPNLLRVIKYKDHNSKMKLVMIETNIDDMSSEHLGHTFDILFDKGALDIFFTPIFMKKNRPSYKLSVIAEESHKDILIQTILRHTTTGGVRFYGIGRYELDKSFTEVEYFGCRFRVKILTGDGIKKYSPEWEDIRRHSEFLKIPTNQLYYEVMKLVNI; encoded by the coding sequence ATGAGTGGATTATATTTTGATATGATTTCAGGGATATCTGGAGATATGACGATGGCGGCACTTTTGCAAGTAGTGGATAAAAGTGTCGAATTGTCGGAGATATTTTCAAGTATATTTGGCATTTCAGTGGAAATAGGACTTAATGAAAAGAATGTAAATGGAATAAAAGCTTATCAACTAAAATTAAACGTCAACAAAGAAAGACTTCCCAATCGAGACTTTAAAACGATCAGGAAGATTTTGGAAGATTCACCTCTTGATGAAAAGGTGAAAAGTGATGCCCTTGGGATCTTTAGATTGATTGCTGAAGCTGAATCTAAAATCCACGGGGTCAGAGTAGATGATATACATTTCCATGAAGTGGGGGCTGTGGATTCAATAATCGACATTGTGGGTGTGGCATACCTTATAAATTGTATAACTCCATGTTATATTTTTTCCTCTCCTGCAAAATTTGGTTACGGTACGGTGAAGTCTGCACATGGAATAATTCCGGTTCCGGCGCCTGCCACACTGGAGATTCTCAAAGATTTTCCATTTGAAAGGCTAAATATCAATACGGAGCTTACGACGCCCACAGGGGCGGCAATTATTAAGCATTATGTATCAGAGGTCACTTATAATTTTTCCGGAGTGGTGGAGGATATATACTATTCCACCGGCACAAAACAGCTTATCTCTGGTGGTAGTTCAACTAAAAAAGCCGATAAGCTGACCTTTGATGAATCTATGGTCATTTCACCTATTTATCCAAATCTGCTGAGGGTTATAAAGTATAAGGATCATAATTCAAAGATGAAGCTTGTCATGATAGAAACAAATATCGATGATATGTCATCCGAGCATCTTGGGCATACCTTTGACATCCTTTTTGATAAAGGGGCGCTTGATATATTTTTTACCCCTATATTTATGAAGAAAAACAGGCCTTCTTACAAATTATCCGTCATAGCTGAAGAATCACACAAGGATATACTGATTCAAACAATTTTACGTCATACCACCACAGGAGGAGTGCGTTTTTATGGTATTGGTAGGTATGAGCTTGATAAATCTTTTACTGAGGTGGAGTATTTTGGGTGTAGATTTAGGGTAAAGATTTTAACCGGAGATGGGATAAAGAAATATTCACCGGAATGGGAGGATATAAGACGTCACTCTGAATTTCTCAAAATACCCACAAATCAGCTTTATTATGAAGTGATGAAGCTGGTGAATATATGA
- a CDS encoding anaerobic glycerol-3-phosphate dehydrogenase subunit C: MPHLTSNIFDELKEKISGDIFTDKLRRLMHSTDGSIFKVEPICVIYPKSRKDVVETVDFCRKYGFTIHSRGAGSGLCGSAIGKGIVLDFTKYMNRLIEIDYENRYFICEPGYRFGELEALLKGKGLFFPPDPSSGEYATFGGMYGTNASGAHSVKYGNVADYILDAEIVLSTGEIYSLSQLEEADYEDLPVQFKELYNIYLENKDAIESSYPHIRYNVAGYNLKGIVENGKLNIRKLIAGSEGTLAVVTKLKFKLEPKPEFDSLVVAYFNDIISSAKAVQKLMPLKPAGIEIMDKSLLKIAKESDDSLKDKIPLGIDNVLLIEFDSGSKEEVEEKAVMAKKILEEERLASSSFLAIEEEEKNKFWAIRKAAVPILYKLKGEKKILALIEDAAVPLDNLVPYFEGTYDLLNKHQVEFVVYGHIAKGLMHTRPLLNLKDPEDVAKLKAIADDFFELIHSLGGAISGEHGDGRIRSCYIAKQYSNIYHLFLKAKSLFDPYNLLNPEIKTYHDEYQVLKNLRYGEDYKSSTVIQPLLKWNEEFISEVEKCHGCSKCTTVTTATRMCPIYKFTRDEAAAPKAKANILRYLISGEIDDSSIYESAFQYVIDHCVNCGSCYKECPSNVNIPKLAIEARSQYAKKFGTSLEKKLLVNAELAGRYTRKFSSILNAPMKLKPVRLIAEKMVGISAEREPVIFPKNCLYERVKRYEGEGEIKVLYFAGCYASYIRPEIGEAAIKVLNYLGMQVITPNQHCCGLPMLSKGMVKDAENKIKENLQSWKKLVYDVDFIVVTCSSCGLSLQEEWSYLSSDSIITVIKQKLIHISALVNKFSDRVTFKAPTNLKISYHMPCHLKVQKEADSSILMLKNVENIEVENLNSHCCGMAGSWGISAKNYDLSIKIGTPMTEKLNKSTSHLGATDCPTCRIQMEHLSFKKIKHPIEILAECIVEK; the protein is encoded by the coding sequence ATGCCTCATTTGACCAGTAATATTTTCGATGAGTTGAAAGAAAAGATATCAGGGGATATCTTTACAGATAAATTAAGAAGATTGATGCACTCCACAGATGGCAGTATCTTTAAGGTGGAACCTATATGCGTCATATATCCCAAATCCAGAAAAGATGTCGTGGAAACGGTGGATTTCTGTAGAAAATATGGTTTCACTATCCACTCAAGGGGTGCTGGTAGTGGTCTTTGCGGATCTGCAATTGGGAAAGGGATAGTGTTAGATTTTACCAAATACATGAACAGGTTAATCGAGATAGACTACGAAAATAGATACTTCATTTGCGAACCCGGATATAGATTTGGTGAACTGGAAGCATTACTGAAGGGAAAAGGTCTTTTTTTCCCACCAGATCCATCAAGTGGAGAGTATGCCACATTCGGTGGAATGTATGGAACTAATGCCAGCGGCGCCCACTCGGTAAAATATGGCAATGTGGCTGATTATATCTTAGATGCAGAAATTGTATTAAGTACCGGGGAGATATATTCATTGAGCCAGCTGGAAGAAGCAGATTATGAGGATCTCCCTGTCCAGTTTAAAGAACTATACAACATTTATTTAGAAAACAAAGATGCGATAGAATCTTCTTACCCACACATAAGATACAATGTGGCTGGATACAACCTGAAAGGGATAGTGGAAAATGGAAAGTTAAATATCAGAAAGCTCATTGCCGGATCAGAAGGCACCCTTGCAGTGGTTACGAAACTGAAATTTAAGCTGGAGCCAAAACCAGAATTTGATAGTCTTGTGGTGGCATACTTCAACGATATAATCTCATCCGCAAAGGCAGTACAAAAGCTTATGCCACTTAAACCTGCCGGTATCGAAATTATGGATAAATCATTATTGAAAATTGCAAAAGAGTCGGATGATTCCTTAAAAGATAAGATACCTCTGGGGATAGACAACGTATTACTCATAGAATTCGATTCAGGCAGTAAAGAGGAAGTGGAAGAAAAAGCGGTAATGGCCAAGAAGATTTTAGAAGAGGAAAGACTTGCCAGCTCAAGCTTTCTTGCCATTGAAGAAGAGGAAAAAAATAAATTCTGGGCTATCAGAAAAGCTGCTGTACCAATACTTTATAAGCTAAAAGGTGAAAAAAAGATATTAGCCCTAATAGAAGATGCTGCGGTACCTCTGGACAATCTTGTCCCTTATTTTGAAGGGACATATGATCTTTTAAATAAACATCAGGTGGAATTTGTCGTATATGGGCATATAGCAAAAGGGCTCATGCACACAAGGCCACTATTAAATCTTAAAGATCCGGAAGATGTGGCAAAACTCAAGGCCATAGCCGACGATTTTTTTGAACTTATTCATTCCTTAGGCGGAGCAATATCAGGGGAACATGGGGATGGAAGGATTAGAAGCTGCTACATAGCAAAACAGTATTCAAATATTTACCATCTATTCTTAAAAGCCAAATCACTCTTTGACCCATACAATCTTCTAAATCCGGAGATAAAAACATATCACGATGAATATCAGGTGTTGAAAAATCTGCGGTATGGAGAGGATTACAAAAGTTCAACGGTAATACAGCCCCTTTTAAAATGGAATGAGGAGTTTATCAGTGAAGTGGAAAAATGTCACGGCTGCTCCAAATGTACCACAGTAACCACCGCCACCCGTATGTGCCCAATATATAAGTTTACAAGGGACGAAGCGGCAGCACCCAAAGCAAAGGCGAATATACTAAGGTATCTAATAAGTGGTGAAATTGATGATAGTTCCATATACGAATCAGCTTTTCAATACGTGATAGATCACTGTGTAAACTGCGGTAGCTGTTATAAAGAATGCCCTTCCAACGTAAATATACCCAAATTGGCAATCGAAGCCAGAAGCCAGTATGCCAAAAAATTTGGCACATCACTCGAAAAAAAACTACTTGTAAATGCAGAACTTGCCGGAAGATACACAAGAAAATTTTCATCCATCCTAAATGCACCTATGAAGTTAAAGCCGGTTAGACTGATAGCTGAAAAGATGGTTGGTATCTCTGCAGAAAGGGAACCTGTAATATTTCCAAAAAATTGTCTATATGAAAGGGTAAAACGATACGAAGGTGAAGGTGAAATAAAGGTATTATACTTTGCCGGATGTTATGCTTCATACATCAGGCCTGAGATTGGTGAAGCTGCCATAAAAGTGTTAAATTACCTCGGAATGCAGGTGATTACACCAAATCAACATTGTTGCGGTTTGCCAATGCTCTCAAAAGGGATGGTGAAAGATGCCGAAAACAAGATAAAGGAGAACCTGCAGTCCTGGAAAAAATTAGTGTATGATGTGGATTTCATCGTGGTTACATGCTCTTCCTGTGGATTATCCCTGCAGGAAGAATGGAGCTATCTCTCATCAGACAGTATAATAACGGTGATAAAGCAAAAATTAATCCATATAAGTGCCCTTGTAAATAAATTTTCTGATAGAGTCACCTTCAAGGCCCCCACAAATCTTAAGATATCCTACCATATGCCCTGCCACCTCAAGGTACAAAAAGAAGCAGATTCATCCATTTTGATGCTAAAAAATGTTGAAAATATCGAAGTGGAAAATTTAAATTCCCACTGTTGTGGTATGGCTGGCAGCTGGGGGATTTCGGCAAAAAATTACGACCTCAGTATAAAAATTGGAACACCGATGACAGAAAAGCTCAATAAATCAACCTCCCATTTAGGTGCCACAGATTGTCCCACCTGTAGAATTCAGATGGAACACTTAAGCTTTAAAAAGATAAAACACCCTATTGAGATTTTAGCAGAGTGCATAGTGGAAAAATGA
- a CDS encoding CHASE2 domain-containing protein, with protein sequence MKKFLIYRMLVAFGVIIVLTFVFKYKIPLVEKISNNINDSKFKIRTALSIKHEPDKRVVVVDVDEESINKLGRWPWDRKVIAGLIGKLSRASVVGLDIVFSEASNPESDRVLTETISNNGNVVLGFFFRDNATQDIDEATLEKISEFSIFRVKMESNSTKVREFQFIEANIPEITDAGLASAFFSIEPDLDGLYRNYPLGYIYKGSLFPSMGFQILRFYLNKDIEVTLNGNGFKEFKLGDIKVSNRNYIRLNYYDNVEYVSAHKVLNGEIKEEYFKDKIVIIGITEVGVYDLRPTPIDPVTPGVSLHYTLVSNMLKSDYLTDKPLVDVIFIIILPILVFGVTFFRKISIRLMIYLLMIIIDLVFVNFMFIKQYIWLNESYHIFSILFTSIISELLLFFITDQKSLMIKKAFATYVSPEVVDIMLKDPEKLKLGGENREITVLFTDIRGFTTLSEKLKSEQVVYMLNQLNTPLTRIIIENGGMLDKYIGDAIMAIFNAPVDIEKHPDRACRAALEMYRKVEELSAKFQSEGLPPVKIGIGVNTGEATVGNIGSDIRFDYTAIGDSVNLASRLEGLNKYYKTHIIVSESTKSKTTEPFIFRKVDLVVVKGKTEPIAIYELMEDTETNRKIADLFSDAFSDYLKGEFSEAKNKFERIFREYEDGASEVYMKRCEELVKSGIDRTKWNGVYVAKDK encoded by the coding sequence ATGAAAAAGTTTCTTATCTATCGAATGCTTGTGGCTTTTGGAGTGATTATCGTTTTAACGTTTGTATTTAAATACAAAATTCCTCTGGTGGAAAAGATATCAAATAACATAAACGATTCAAAATTCAAAATAAGAACTGCTTTAAGCATTAAGCATGAACCCGATAAAAGGGTAGTTGTCGTGGATGTGGATGAGGAGAGCATTAATAAGCTTGGAAGATGGCCTTGGGACAGAAAAGTGATCGCTGGATTGATAGGTAAACTAAGCAGGGCTTCTGTGGTGGGGCTTGATATCGTATTTTCAGAAGCGTCAAATCCAGAAAGTGACAGGGTACTAACCGAGACCATTTCCAATAATGGAAATGTTGTATTAGGTTTTTTTTTCAGGGATAACGCCACTCAGGATATAGATGAAGCCACTTTAGAAAAGATTTCAGAGTTTTCAATATTTAGAGTAAAAATGGAATCTAATTCCACAAAAGTCAGAGAATTTCAGTTTATAGAGGCTAATATTCCTGAAATTACTGACGCAGGCCTTGCAAGTGCCTTTTTCTCAATAGAGCCTGATCTGGATGGGTTGTACAGAAATTACCCACTGGGTTATATTTACAAAGGTAGCCTGTTCCCATCTATGGGATTCCAAATACTGAGGTTTTACCTCAACAAAGATATAGAAGTGACATTGAATGGGAATGGATTCAAAGAATTTAAATTGGGGGATATAAAGGTATCAAATAGAAACTATATCAGGTTAAATTACTATGATAATGTGGAGTATGTTTCAGCCCATAAAGTTTTAAATGGTGAGATCAAGGAGGAGTATTTTAAAGATAAGATCGTCATAATCGGTATAACTGAGGTGGGAGTATATGACCTTAGACCCACACCTATAGATCCAGTTACCCCTGGGGTATCCCTCCACTACACCCTTGTATCGAATATGCTCAAATCTGATTATTTGACAGATAAGCCTTTGGTAGATGTGATTTTTATCATCATTCTGCCTATTTTGGTATTTGGGGTTACTTTTTTTAGAAAGATATCCATCCGGTTGATGATCTATCTACTTATGATCATTATAGATTTAGTTTTTGTTAACTTTATGTTTATTAAACAGTATATATGGCTCAATGAATCGTATCATATATTTTCTATACTCTTTACCAGTATTATCTCCGAGTTGCTACTATTTTTTATAACTGATCAAAAGTCGTTGATGATTAAAAAAGCTTTTGCTACATACGTTTCACCTGAAGTAGTGGATATTATGCTCAAAGATCCCGAAAAGCTTAAGCTTGGGGGAGAAAATAGAGAAATAACAGTTTTATTTACGGACATTAGGGGGTTTACAACACTTTCTGAAAAATTGAAATCGGAGCAGGTGGTGTACATGCTTAATCAGCTCAATACTCCACTTACGAGAATTATCATAGAAAATGGTGGTATGCTGGATAAGTATATTGGTGATGCTATTATGGCGATTTTTAACGCCCCGGTGGATATTGAAAAGCACCCTGATAGAGCTTGCCGTGCGGCTCTTGAGATGTATAGAAAGGTTGAAGAATTAAGTGCAAAATTTCAGTCTGAGGGGTTGCCTCCTGTGAAGATAGGTATTGGGGTAAATACCGGTGAGGCAACTGTGGGGAATATAGGGTCAGATATCAGGTTTGACTATACCGCAATAGGTGATTCTGTCAATCTCGCATCAAGGTTGGAAGGGCTGAACAAGTACTACAAAACACATATAATAGTAAGTGAATCAACTAAATCAAAAACGACAGAGCCGTTTATTTTCAGGAAGGTAGATCTTGTGGTGGTGAAAGGTAAGACGGAGCCGATAGCTATTTATGAATTAATGGAAGATACCGAGACTAATAGGAAGATAGCAGATCTTTTTTCAGATGCCTTTAGCGATTATCTAAAAGGTGAGTTTTCAGAGGCAAAGAATAAATTCGAAAGGATCTTTAGGGAATATGAAGATGGGGCCTCTGAGGTGTATATGAAAAGATGTGAAGAACTTGTAAAAAGTGGTATAGATAGAACAAAATGGAATGGTGTATATGTGGCTAAAGA
- a CDS encoding DUF3783 domain-containing protein: MDSKKILIGGFPLNTIDRLKSNVTYEFLVLTSEDVDLIISDILKKDNSVGDPLDIKIVLLNGFTREEIFSFIQIYKSLGLPKALFAMITNHSINWKLKDLIYHLIQEEKELKR; the protein is encoded by the coding sequence ATGGACAGTAAAAAAATACTTATAGGCGGTTTTCCTTTAAATACCATCGACAGGCTAAAGTCAAATGTAACATATGAATTTTTAGTATTAACATCTGAAGATGTAGACCTAATAATATCTGATATCCTGAAAAAAGACAATTCCGTTGGGGATCCCCTTGATATAAAAATTGTCTTATTAAATGGTTTTACAAGGGAAGAGATATTCTCTTTCATCCAGATCTACAAAAGTTTGGGGTTACCGAAGGCTCTTTTTGCAATGATAACAAACCATTCGATAAACTGGAAATTAAAAGATCTCATCTATCATCTAATACAGGAAGAAAAGGAATTGAAGAGATAG
- a CDS encoding nitrilase-related carbon-nitrogen hydrolase: protein MKISLLQMRVEEDPHKNLEKVITLTESIKDSVIILPELWTTGFNYEHIEKMPQDHHQIIANLPEGNTYVGSIVRYKDGKRYNSFFVKNDKGYDFPYDKTHLFPLMEEDKHFTAGKTLSAFRLNGAVCGCAICFDLRYPEIFRIYFKSGVEIVFLPAQWPESRKNHLITLATARAIENQSYFIYSNAVGKIWGEEFAGESRIISPTGETVLSMGQEIDKISTINIDLNVVKEFRTRIPIKSYLRPDIYGQ from the coding sequence ATGAAGATATCTCTCCTACAGATGAGGGTGGAGGAAGACCCTCATAAAAATCTTGAAAAAGTAATTACTCTAACAGAATCAATAAAAGATTCTGTAATAATCTTGCCGGAGCTATGGACAACAGGTTTCAACTATGAGCATATCGAAAAGATGCCTCAGGATCATCATCAGATCATAGCCAACCTACCAGAGGGGAATACATACGTAGGCTCAATCGTAAGATATAAGGATGGGAAACGTTACAACTCTTTTTTTGTCAAAAACGACAAAGGGTATGACTTCCCATACGATAAAACCCATCTTTTCCCTTTGATGGAGGAAGATAAGCATTTTACTGCCGGAAAAACATTATCCGCTTTCCGTTTAAATGGGGCAGTATGCGGATGTGCCATCTGTTTTGACCTTAGATATCCTGAGATCTTTAGAATATACTTCAAATCTGGGGTTGAAATAGTTTTTTTACCCGCCCAATGGCCAGAATCACGGAAAAATCATCTCATTACCCTTGCCACCGCCAGAGCGATAGAAAACCAATCCTATTTTATCTATTCAAACGCAGTGGGAAAGATTTGGGGAGAAGAGTTTGCGGGGGAATCAAGGATAATATCCCCCACAGGAGAGACAGTTTTATCCATGGGGCAAGAGATTGATAAAATATCCACCATCAACATTGATCTTAATGTTGTAAAAGAGTTCCGCACAAGGATACCAATAAAATCTTACCTGAGACCAGACATTTATGGACAGTAA